One genomic window of Helicobacter canis includes the following:
- a CDS encoding nickel-dependent hydrogenase large subunit, whose protein sequence is MTKRIIVDPITRIEGHLRIEVIVDESNTIVDAFSSSTLWRGLEKIIVGRDPRDAGFIAQRICGVCTYSHYKAGIVAVEDALGIKPPLNAQMVRSLMNISLFLHDHIVHFYTLHGLDWCDITSALKADPAKAAKEAYKYAKIPLCAGENELLAVQKRVGDFVQQGALGPFQNAYWGHKTYRFSPEQNLIVLSHYLKLLEVQREVAKMMAIFGAKQPHPQSLTVGGVTSVMDILDPTRLGEWKSKFEMVADFVYRAYWADLVMAAQVYASEPSVAQAGCGVKNFLSHAEMQIGENEYLYSTGIVKNGDLSKLYDLDENLIAEEVTNSWYKYENTDKVALHPYDGQTTPDYTGFDDGVSIGPDGKEIPTKNLKHDGKYSWIKSPRYDGEPMEVGPLATVVVGLAAKNPYITPVAQEFLKQTGLPVDVLFTTLGRTAARCIEARVLCDYGLKAFDTLVENLKVDTRTCAPYSIDESKEYKGRYIGNVPRGMLSHWVRIKGGKVENYQAVVPSTWNAGPRDSQGKKGPYEMSLIGTKVADITQPLEIIRHIHSFDPCIACAVHIMDTKGVELSEYQVKPSFARI, encoded by the coding sequence ATGACAAAGCGAATTATCGTAGATCCAATCACAAGGATTGAAGGACACTTGCGTATAGAAGTGATCGTTGATGAGAGCAACACCATTGTCGATGCGTTTTCTTCATCGACTTTGTGGAGAGGATTAGAGAAAATCATCGTAGGGCGCGATCCTAGAGATGCGGGGTTTATCGCGCAAAGGATCTGTGGTGTATGCACATATAGCCACTATAAAGCCGGTATTGTCGCTGTTGAAGATGCCCTAGGTATCAAGCCTCCGCTCAATGCGCAAATGGTGCGCTCTCTTATGAATATCTCACTCTTTTTGCACGACCACATTGTGCATTTCTATACGCTACACGGACTTGATTGGTGTGATATTACAAGCGCATTAAAAGCCGACCCAGCAAAAGCTGCAAAAGAAGCCTACAAATACGCCAAAATTCCTTTATGCGCTGGAGAAAATGAGCTCCTAGCCGTGCAAAAGCGCGTAGGAGACTTTGTCCAGCAAGGCGCACTAGGACCATTCCAAAACGCCTATTGGGGGCATAAAACTTATCGCTTCTCTCCAGAGCAAAATCTCATTGTCCTATCGCACTATCTAAAGCTCCTTGAAGTGCAGCGCGAAGTGGCAAAAATGATGGCAATCTTTGGTGCTAAGCAGCCCCACCCACAAAGTCTAACCGTAGGTGGGGTAACTTCTGTTATGGATATTTTAGATCCTACAAGGCTTGGCGAGTGGAAGAGTAAATTTGAAATGGTAGCAGACTTCGTGTATCGCGCATATTGGGCAGATCTTGTAATGGCAGCTCAAGTGTATGCTAGCGAGCCTTCAGTGGCACAAGCAGGCTGCGGAGTGAAAAACTTCCTATCACACGCTGAAATGCAAATTGGCGAAAATGAGTATTTATATAGCACAGGGATTGTGAAAAATGGCGATTTAAGCAAGCTCTATGATTTAGATGAAAATCTCATCGCCGAAGAAGTTACAAACTCTTGGTATAAGTATGAAAACACCGATAAAGTCGCTCTCCACCCTTATGATGGACAAACAACGCCAGACTACACAGGCTTTGATGATGGAGTAAGCATAGGACCAGATGGCAAGGAAATCCCCACTAAAAATCTCAAACACGATGGTAAATACTCGTGGATCAAATCTCCGCGCTATGATGGCGAGCCTATGGAGGTAGGACCTTTGGCAACCGTAGTAGTAGGGCTTGCAGCCAAAAACCCCTACATCACGCCCGTAGCGCAAGAGTTTTTAAAGCAAACAGGCTTGCCGGTAGATGTTCTCTTTACCACACTTGGTAGAACAGCGGCGAGATGTATTGAAGCGCGTGTGTTGTGTGATTATGGGCTAAAGGCGTTTGACACACTTGTGGAGAATCTCAAAGTCGATACACGCACTTGTGCGCCTTATAGCATTGATGAGAGTAAGGAATACAAGGGGCGATATATCGGCAATGTGCCTAGAGGTATGCTAAGCCACTGGGTGCGAATCAAAGGCGGCAAGGTGGAGAATTATCAAGCGGTCGTGCCTTCTACTTGGAATGCCGGTCCAAGAGACTCTCAAGGCAAGAAAGGTCCCTATGAAATGAGCCTTATAGGCACAAAGGTAGCGGATATTACACAGCCGCTAGAGATTATCCGCCATATCCACTCCTTTGACCCTTGTATTGCGTGTGCGGTGCATATTATGGATACAAAGGGCGTGGAGCTTAGTGAGTATCAAGTCAAGCCCTCATTTGCTCGCATATAA